In Clostridiales bacterium, the genomic stretch TCAAACTGTTAAGAAAACGGCGCGGTACGTAGAACTGCGCGAGATAAACGCCGAGGGCGACGATATTTTGGTCGTTGGCGGCGGCGGCAGGGAACACGCTATCGTCAAAAAACTTCGCGAGAGCAAGCGCGTGGGGCGCATATTCGCAGCGCCCGGCAACGCGGGCATGGACGTGGTCGAAACGGGTATCGGCGCGACCGATATCGACAGAATAGTCAAGTACGTCGAGAATAATCCCAATATAAAACTGACGGTCGTTGCTCCCGACGATCCGCTCAGCATGGGGCTTGTGGACAAGCTTACCGCCAAGGGTTATCGCGCGTTTGGACCTACGCAGGCGGCGGCCAAACTCGAATGGTCAAAGGCATACGCCAAGGACGTTATGCGTCGCTACGGCGTTCCTACGGCGTCCTACGGCACGTTCACCGATATAGCCGAGGCGAAAGCGTATATAAAAGGCAAGTGCCCGATAGTCGTCAAGGCGGATGGGCTCGCGCTCGGTAAAGGCGTTCTTATCTGCAATACCGAGGCGGAAGCCGAAGCCGCTATCGACGAGATCATGGCGGACAAAAAGTTCGGCGCGGCGGGCAACGAGGTCGTTATCGAACAGTTCCTGACCGGCTACGAAGTGTCGCTCTTGACCTTTGTCGACGGGAAGAACTTTGCGCTTATGCCCACCTCGTGCGACCACAAGCGCGCGCTCGACGGCGACAAGGGCTTGAACACCGGCGGCATGGGCGCGTATTCGCCGTGCCCCGTGTTTACCGACAAGCAGCTTAAAAAGACGGTAAAAGAGATCGTCACGCCGACGGTAAACGCTATGATACAAGAGGGTGCGCCGTTCAAGGGCGTGCTGTACTTCGGGCTCATGGTAAACGGCGACGATATAAAAGTTCTCGAATACAACGCGCGGTTCGGCGATCCCGAAACGCAGAGCGTACTGCCGCTGCTCGATACCGATCTTTACGAGATTATGAACGCTGTCATAGACGGCACGCTCGACAAGGTCGATATAAAATGGAAAAAACTCAAATCGATAAACGTAGTGCTCGCTTCGGGCGGGTATCCGCAGAGCTACAAGAAAGGCTGTGAGATCACGGGGCTCGAAACCGTTGATAACGACGCGAGCGTTTACTACGCGGGCGTCAAGCACGGCGAGAACGGGTTCGTGACGAGCGGCGGGCGCGTGCTGTGCGTTCAGGCAATGGCAAAGGACTTTGCTACCGCGCGCAAGACCGTGTACGACAATATCGCCAAAATCAAATTCGACGACTGCTTCTACCGCAAGGATATAGGCGCTAAGCTTAAATAGTAATTAGCAATTAGGAATTAAGGTCAGCAACATGATAAAAAGAATTTACACCGAAAGACAGGCGAGCAATCTCTCGCTCGAACACGAAATCGCCGAAAACCTCGGCTTCACAGTAAAATCGCGCGTATTCATTCGCTACGACGTGGAAGGTCTTACGGACGCGCAGTTCGACGCGGCTGTTCCCGTGGTGTTCTCCACGCCCGCGACCGACACCGTATATCTCGAAACGCTGCCCGAGGTAAAGGGCGAGGTTTTCGCCGTCGAGTACCTGCCCGGTCAGTTCGACCAGCGCGCCGACTCGGCGAGCTCGTGCGTTCAGCTTCTCTTGGGCTGTGCTCTGCCTCAGGTCCGTTGCGCTACCGTGTACGCAATCGAGGCGGACGAGAAACAGATCCAAGCGATACAGAACTATCTTGTCAACCCCGTCGAGAGCAGGCTCGCCGCCCTCGATAAGCCGACCACGCTCGAACAAAAGATCAATCCGCCCGAACCCGCCAAAAAGGTGGAGGGCTTCACGCAAAAGAACGGCATCGCTCTTAACGCGTTCTATAAAGAACAAGGTTTCGCAATGAGCCTAGAAGACTTGGAGTTCGTGCAGTCGTACTTCCGCGAAAGGCACCGCGATCCCACGTACACCGAGCTAAAAGTCATCGACACGTACTGGTCCGACCACTGTCGGCACACCACGTTCCTGACCGCACTCAAAACCAAGATCAAATCTGAAAACCCGCATATCGAGGAAGCGTACGCCGACTATACGCATACGTTCGACACGCTGTATGCGGGGCGCACCGATAAATACCATTCGCTCATGGACGTCGCTACGATCGGCGCTAAGGTGCTCAGAAAGCAAGGCAAGGCGAACGCCGTAGACGTGTCGCCCGAAATCAACGCGTGCACGATCAAGCACGACGTAGTTAT encodes the following:
- the purD gene encoding phosphoribosylamine--glycine ligase, whose protein sequence is MSENQTVKKTARYVELREINAEGDDILVVGGGGREHAIVKKLRESKRVGRIFAAPGNAGMDVVETGIGATDIDRIVKYVENNPNIKLTVVAPDDPLSMGLVDKLTAKGYRAFGPTQAAAKLEWSKAYAKDVMRRYGVPTASYGTFTDIAEAKAYIKGKCPIVVKADGLALGKGVLICNTEAEAEAAIDEIMADKKFGAAGNEVVIEQFLTGYEVSLLTFVDGKNFALMPTSCDHKRALDGDKGLNTGGMGAYSPCPVFTDKQLKKTVKEIVTPTVNAMIQEGAPFKGVLYFGLMVNGDDIKVLEYNARFGDPETQSVLPLLDTDLYEIMNAVIDGTLDKVDIKWKKLKSINVVLASGGYPQSYKKGCEITGLETVDNDASVYYAGVKHGENGFVTSGGRVLCVQAMAKDFATARKTVYDNIAKIKFDDCFYRKDIGAKLK